Genomic segment of Plasmodium vinckei vinckei genome assembly, chromosome: PVVCY_10:
tttgaaaaaatggaaagtatgaaaaataaaccaTATTTGAaggtaaaaatatatttatttatttattgccGAGGGGTATCGCAAattattctatatattgtacaaccatatatgtatttgtCTATAGTATGTATATGCTTTTTATGATCTTGAAATTATATTaggataatttaaaatttacaaataaaatgcaCTTGACTTTGATCAAAAGATTTTTTGTGTccttaatttttattatgatatCCTATATATTGATTGAATTGGTAAAGttattttgaattatataatatatcaaatgCTGCACCAAAGGGGTTTAGTTAGGGCATAAACAGAACTCATtagtttattatatttgcaaaaataaatatgatttctctctatatataaataatttaatattattaattaaggCAAGCTTTTCAAAGGGGAATAAAAGTTCAATGAGCTACTTTATATACAACATAGACCGGTTAACAGTAAaagaaatacaaatatatatttagttagtttatttcttttttgtttttttaaatagcaTTTATCTTATCTTAACTTatcttataatataattcttCAATCATTCTTTTAGAACACATTTTGATGACCATTATGAATCGGAATTTTTGAAAGcccttcatttttatagtgtatgttatgaaatatttcgaaaaaaaaacataaaatcaGCATATATGTTGGcacaaaaaatacaaacttgattcattaattttagaATATTCaaagaacaaaaaatgatgaagagtatttaataagttttaagtcaaaaagaaaattacaaaattttgttaacaagaaagaaattaatattGGAGAAGAGAAACACATATTATGGGATTTTACAAAATCATCctatgtaataataaaaaatatatagagagAAAACttattcaatatttttaataaacatatatgagtaatatatatgcatgccCATTTAGGTTGAGATGACAAAATTGTTAGACATGAAAATCcctaatgaaaaaaatgaggaaGAAATTGTCCTGGACAGTACAATCCAAAACTcaagtatataaaatggctaaaataaaataagtgCAGTAAAATAGTCTATAACAAGTATTActattgtatttattattatcattgaTGCATTCTTTCTGATTTTTTAAGATAAACTAAGAcattatgaaataaaagtttACAAATCCAAAGattttatcttttacataaacataaaaaaaaaaataataaaaaaaatcaagaATATAgtgatattaaaaatattcattatattggtacttgcatatatatgaaatgagagaaaaaataaaaattaaattatgtttatgagaaaaaaaggcagaaaaaatatgaagaaaCAAAATATCAACCCTTGATATTTATCCATTTACACATTTCATACTTAGATATTTGATTAAacgaaataattattatatttaaatttttagttttccttttttatgttgttttatttttcggTCGAGCTAAATATTCTCTTGTTTCCAATAGAAAGCATATTGAAAAAGTTGAAACTCATGAagtaagaaaataaaataaaaataatataaatgtattattCTAAGGAAATATAgtgaaatattaataaatatgtactTACATAATCATTTAATAGGAgagttattatatatagacatttttattattatatttaggTCTAATCCAACATTAGCTCTCGAAATGCAAGAGGAGTTACTGAATCATGAATtagataatattttacgAACTAAGCAATtgaaaaagtaaataaaaaaagctTTATATCCTTATTTGGTTggctatatattatatatatgtgcgtatatatgttttccatattttaaaaatcaGAGAATGCATAAAAGGGaattatgaaatattaaaaatggaagaaaatttaatgaaacTTGGGACTTTAATGCTACTTGGTATTCCTACATAcacataaatatgaataaatatatagtagtaaaaaatatatatttttgtttcttgtataatacaataaataaGGATACGAAATTGTATTAAACTAATATatctacatatatttttttaaaggtTTTGGGGAGGCAGGagcaaaaataatatcgaaaaatataaatgaccAAGAAagaataaatttattgatAAATGGAGAAATTGTATATTctgttttttcattttgtgaTATAAGAAATTTCACTGAAATTACTGAAATTCTAAAGGAAAAGGTGTGTATAGTatattataacaatttatatattcgattattttgtttatgtaGATTTGGAATGTATTTTTCGAATAAACTGGTAATATAGCTTGTTCCCACCagtataattatatatatttccttttttttatatcttttcaTTTAGATTATGatattcataaatttaGTTGCAGAAATAATTCATGAGTGTTGTGATTTTTATGATGGATcgataaacaaaaatataggagatgcatttttattagtatggaaatataaaaaaaattattgtttaaataaaagtttTTCAAATCAAGAATATGCCAAAACAGAAGTACCCTCCTATGAATATTAttctgaaaaaaaaaaaattaacagaATTTGTGACTTAGCTTTTTTATCAACAATAAAGACATTGATAAGATTAAAACAGGTAAGGGTGTGTTACTAGACATCTTATGTTAGAGatatttaatttacatattatacactaattcatatatatttatgagaatagtttatttaaaa
This window contains:
- a CDS encoding adenylyl cyclase alpha, putative, whose product is MVFGDLSICENYVFNYLCSSFKNFYRVEDISNEEIFYLLQLFKALKVTKIYRLVIKIIKDHTKDKYEHRNEWNFEKMESMKNKPYLKDNLKFTNKMHLTLIKRFFVSLIFIMISYILIELASFSKGNKSSMSYFIYNIDRTKNDEEYLISFKSKRKLQNFVNKKEINIGEEKHILWDFTKSSYVEMTKLLDMKIPNEKNEEEIVLDSTIQNSNKLRHYEIKVYKSKDFIFYINIKKKIIKKIKNIVILKIFIILFSFFMLFYFSVELNILLFPIESILKKLKLMKSNPTLALEMQEELLNHELDNILRTKQLKKECIKGNYEILKMEENLMKLGTLMLLGFGEAGAKIISKNINDQERINLLINGEIVYSVFSFCDIRNFTEITEILKEKIMIFINLVAEIIHECCDFYDGSINKNIGDAFLLVWKYKKNYCLNKSFSNQEYAKTEVPSYEYYSEKKKINRICDLAFLSTIKTLIRLKQSEKIRAFLKSEKIDELINKNIIELSFGLHFGWAIEGAIGSRYKIDLSYLSENVNIASRLQDISKIYKTNIIISGDFYDNMSEGFKKLLRKIDRVTLKGSTNPLYLYTVDLCLNKIQNEKTINKFNTIGSGSNSDRKMTKIFDDIKEKTERRRRKKQLSNLDYDLFSEYTKSSDIRLIKVDYPEEYLHLFEQSLELYLNGKWSESKKLLDHLKNKFYFEDNIVYQLLDFLSSNNFTTPYDWPGYRMFLHKS